AACATCCGGCAGAACTAAATTTGCCTCCTCCAACGAAAAAATGCGAAAGCCGTCGTCTTTGTCGTAAAGGTTCATTCAAGAAATCCTAAAGTTCAGACAAAAGCCGAGTGACCGGTTATGTATTCACCGACTATCAAAGTGTGGATATCATGAGTGCCTTCGTAAGTGAGCACTGATTCCAAATTGCACATATGCCGCATGGCTTGATAATCATCGGAAATTCCGTTTGCTCCCAAAACCTGCCGGGCAAGCCGGGCAATTTCAAGAGCGTGGTAAACATTATTGCGCTTGGCAAGGGAAATTTGCACGTGAATTTGCTTCGTTCCCTTATCTTTAAGTCTCCCCAGTTGTAAAGCCAGGAGCTGAGCTTTCGTAATTTCATTAAGCATGTAAACTAACTTTTCTTGCACAAGTTGATGTGAGGCAATCGGCTTGTTCGCAAACTGAATCCTGCCTTTTGCGTATTCAAGCGCTTCTTCATAACAAGCCATCGCGGAACCGATTACCCCCCATGCGATTCCATAGCGCGCCTGGGTTAAACACATGAGAGCATTTTTTAAACCAGTCGTTTCCGGCAAAAGGTTTTCTTGCGGAATTAAACAATTTTCGAAAAGCAATTCCGCGGTGTCGGACGCCCGAAGCGAAAGCTTGCCATGCAGAGGTTTTGTTGTAAAACCCTCCGTTCCCTTCTCGACCAGGAACCCTCGAATGCCGTTCTCTGTTTTTGCCCAAATGACCGCCACATCAGCCAGCGAACCGTTAGTGATCCACATTTTACTGCCGTTGAGCAGCCAGCCATTTTTGGTTTTTTCAACGCGGGTTCGCATGCTGTCCGGATTGGAACCGGAATCCGGTTCAGTGAGCCCAAAGCAACCAACAGCTTCGCCGTTTGCAAGTTTCGGCAACCATTTCTGCTTCTGCTCCTCGGAACCGCATTGGTGAATGGAATACATCACCAGGCTGCCTTGCACAGAGGCAAAACTGCGCAGACCGCTGTCGCCACGTTCCAGCTCTTGATTAATCAAACCGTAGGCAACATTGTTCAAACCCGCACAGCCGTAGCCTTGCAAGTTTGACCCCAAAAGTCCAAGTTTACCAAGTTGAGCAATTAATTGAATGGGAAAGGTTCCGTCTCGATAATGGTCGCGGATAACAGGCATAACCTCTTCATCCACGAATTCGCGAACGGTCTGGCGGATCAAGCGCTCTTCATCGGAAAGCAGATCATCGATTTGGTAAAAATCTGTACCCTGGAATTTTGCCATGGATTAACAAACCTAGCTCAAAACTGCGTTTGAATTATCAACTCAAACCAAATTGTGTCGGTGCTTGCCAAACAATGTATTCGCAGTCGCATTATAAAGCTCGACTTCAATTAAGTCACCCGCCGAAAAAGCGCCGTTGGCAAAAATAACGGTTTTATTAGCCTCTGTTCGTCCCATCCATTCGTCAGGATTTTTTTTGCTCGGGCCTTCCGCCAAAACTTCAAAACGCTCGCCGATGATGGCTTTATTCTTTTTAATCGAAATCGATTTTTGCAGCTCATTTAACCGAACAATGCGCTCGGTTTTTTTGTCGGCAGAAACATCATCCGGGTGCTGCTTGTAAGCGATAGTACTCTTTCTCTCCGAATATTTGAAAATGAAGGCTGAGTCAAATTCGACTTTTTTCATTACTTGGTAAGTATCCTCAAAGTCAGCGTCGCTTTCCGAAGAAAAGCCGACAATAATATCCGTAGTTAAAGCGACGTTTGGAATTGTCTGCCGGATTTTGTCAACTAAATCGAGAAACTCTTTTTGGGTATACGTTCTGGCCATCATTTCCAGAATTCGGTCATTGCCTGATTGCAGCGGCAAGTGGATGTGATTGCAAATCTTCGGATTCCCAGCCATAACTTTTAAAAACTTCTCCGGGAAATCCTTCGGGTGTGGCGAAGTAAATCGCACACGATGAATGCCCTCGACATCAGCCACTTGCTGCATCAAATCAGCAAAATCAGCGCCGTTATGGCGGTATGAGTTTACATTCTGCCCCAAAAGCGTCACTTGTTTAAATCCATCCGAAACCAATTTTTCCGTTTCCCTAACCACACTTTCCGGATTGCGGCTTCTTTCGCGTCCGCGCGTGTACGGCACGACACAAAAGGTACAGAAATTATCGCAGCCGCGCATCACGGCTATCCACGCATTGACGCCGGGAACCCGTTCCGGATAAACGTCGCTGTAATCTTCAAATTCGGACAGGTTGAAATCATACTCCTTTTTGCCATTATTCAAAACGGAGTCGATCATGCTTGGCAGGCGTTTGTAGCTATCAGGCCCAGCGAAAATATCCACCATGTTTTCGCTTCGTTGCAGATTGCCACGGAGATTTTGGGACATGCAGCCAAGTAGTCCCACAATCACATTTTTATTTTTTTCTCTCAAGTGCTTTATTTCACCCAAGCGACCATAGATTTTGGAATGGGCGTTTTCACGAATCGCACAGGTGTTTAGAAATACGACATCGGCTTCGGATTCTTTATTTGTAAATTCGTACTGATCTGTGGCTTTTAGAATCGACCGCACCAGCTCCGTATCATATTCGTTCATCTGGCAGCCGTAAGTTTCGATATAGACTTTTTTCATTTAACTTGTAAACCCAATTCTAGTTATTTTAAAATT
The window above is part of the candidate division KSB1 bacterium genome. Proteins encoded here:
- a CDS encoding acyl-CoA dehydrogenase family protein → MAKFQGTDFYQIDDLLSDEERLIRQTVREFVDEEVMPVIRDHYRDGTFPIQLIAQLGKLGLLGSNLQGYGCAGLNNVAYGLINQELERGDSGLRSFASVQGSLVMYSIHQCGSEEQKQKWLPKLANGEAVGCFGLTEPDSGSNPDSMRTRVEKTKNGWLLNGSKMWITNGSLADVAVIWAKTENGIRGFLVEKGTEGFTTKPLHGKLSLRASDTAELLFENCLIPQENLLPETTGLKNALMCLTQARYGIAWGVIGSAMACYEEALEYAKGRIQFANKPIASHQLVQEKLVYMLNEITKAQLLALQLGRLKDKGTKQIHVQISLAKRNNVYHALEIARLARQVLGANGISDDYQAMRHMCNLESVLTYEGTHDIHTLIVGEYITGHSAFV
- the miaB gene encoding tRNA (N6-isopentenyl adenosine(37)-C2)-methylthiotransferase MiaB, producing MKKVYIETYGCQMNEYDTELVRSILKATDQYEFTNKESEADVVFLNTCAIRENAHSKIYGRLGEIKHLREKNKNVIVGLLGCMSQNLRGNLQRSENMVDIFAGPDSYKRLPSMIDSVLNNGKKEYDFNLSEFEDYSDVYPERVPGVNAWIAVMRGCDNFCTFCVVPYTRGRERSRNPESVVRETEKLVSDGFKQVTLLGQNVNSYRHNGADFADLMQQVADVEGIHRVRFTSPHPKDFPEKFLKVMAGNPKICNHIHLPLQSGNDRILEMMARTYTQKEFLDLVDKIRQTIPNVALTTDIIVGFSSESDADFEDTYQVMKKVEFDSAFIFKYSERKSTIAYKQHPDDVSADKKTERIVRLNELQKSISIKKNKAIIGERFEVLAEGPSKKNPDEWMGRTEANKTVIFANGAFSAGDLIEVELYNATANTLFGKHRHNLV